Proteins found in one Sardina pilchardus chromosome 3, fSarPil1.1, whole genome shotgun sequence genomic segment:
- the LOC134077021 gene encoding integrin alpha-M-like, with the protein MKTFVKNVTRALLQFDTLFAFAKYSSTPTIHVTFSQFNRTGFENQVDSINYISGSTNTPKGIKKVVEDVFIPSAGARPEANRILIVITDGLSQDATDFPNVTALADEKNITRYAIGVGNAFTSDTALGQLNSIASSPASDHVFRVDSFEVLEQIASTLEKSIIPTSADVVVGMRLDVSSTKSLNETEIEEQILKPFEDQLRDKGITVAGIKLRRVYQIKP; encoded by the exons ATGAAAACATTTGTGAAGAATGTGACCAGAGCTCTTCTTCAGTTTGACACCTTA TTTGCGTTTGCAAAGTACTCCTCCACTCCAACCATCCATGTGACCTTCTCTCAGTTCAATAGAACAGGATTTGAAAATCAGGTGGACAGTATCAACTACATATCAGGATCAACCAACACTCCAAAGGGGATCAAAAAAGTTGT GGAAGATGTGTTTATTCCTTCTGCTGGAGCGAGACCTGAGGCCAACAGGATCCTGATTGTCATCACAGATGGGTTGTCCCAAGATGCTACAGACTTTCCCAACGTCACAGCGCTGGCTGATGAAAAAAATATTACTAGATACGCCATTGGG GTTGGAAATGCCTTTACCTCTGACACAGCACTAGGACAGCTCAACAGCATCGCATCCTCTCCAGCATCAGACCATGTGTTTAGAGTGGACAGCTTTGAGGTGCTGGAACAAATTGCCAGCACACTGGAGAAGAGCATCATTCCCACATCAGCAG atgttgttgttggtatGCGTCTGGACGTTTCCTCAACCAAAAGTCTAAATGAAACTGAGATTGAGGAGCAGATTCTAAAGCCA TTTGAGGACCAACTCAGAGACAAAGGAATAACTGTTGCTGGGATCAAGTTAAGAAGGGTTTACCAGATTAAACCCTGA